One window of Phycisphaeraceae bacterium genomic DNA carries:
- the rpsU gene encoding 30S ribosomal protein S21 encodes MAIRIKSRGGESVEQMMRRFKKLCEKEGLTKDIKRKEFYEKPSERRRRRMRKTSNRALAGLAVATRAPRTPRP; translated from the coding sequence ATGGCGATTCGGATCAAGTCACGTGGCGGCGAGTCGGTCGAGCAGATGATGCGGCGCTTCAAGAAGCTCTGCGAGAAAGAGGGCTTGACCAAGGACATCAAGCGGAAGGAGTTTTACGAGAAGCCCTCCGAGCGTCGCCGTCGCAGGATGCGGAAGACGTCGAATCGCGCTCTGGCTGGCTTGGCGGTCGCGACGCGTGCGCCCCGCACGCCGCGTCCATGA
- a CDS encoding NYN domain-containing protein, with protein sequence MLLIDTYNVLWLGAALDPRGPELTPVGLLRAIAHSRYRRHPVRMVCDGHPATGEGIPAKSYGETALSVRLGPAEVIYSGRSGSADDVIERIIEAHTAPRDLVVVSSDRRIKRAATRKRSRSIASDVFLAQVMADRTRAPMPAIPAFVQEIPLSSSAVDLWRIEFGLPRESDASLLESLTPNHPHTSLPTPPTAPVTPPPTPERPRKPSKSSRNSHPQHRSPSEIDRELIQLAEEWGLTLDLDDLDTGRWLGQ encoded by the coding sequence ATGCTGCTGATCGACACATACAACGTCCTCTGGCTTGGCGCTGCGCTCGATCCGCGCGGCCCGGAACTCACCCCGGTCGGACTCTTGCGCGCAATCGCACACAGCCGATACCGCAGACACCCGGTTCGGATGGTCTGCGATGGACACCCAGCCACGGGCGAGGGAATCCCCGCAAAGTCCTACGGAGAAACCGCGTTGTCCGTGCGCCTCGGACCGGCCGAGGTCATCTACTCCGGCAGAAGCGGCTCCGCAGATGATGTCATCGAGCGGATCATCGAAGCACACACCGCCCCGAGAGATCTGGTCGTCGTCAGCTCCGACCGACGCATCAAGCGCGCCGCCACTCGCAAACGCTCACGCTCCATCGCAAGCGACGTCTTCCTTGCTCAGGTCATGGCCGACCGCACCCGCGCGCCCATGCCCGCGATCCCCGCCTTCGTCCAAGAGATCCCCCTCTCTTCGAGCGCAGTCGATCTCTGGAGAATCGAGTTCGGCCTGCCAAGAGAATCCGACGCCTCGCTGCTCGAGAGTCTCACGCCCAATCACCCTCACACATCGCTCCCGACGCCCCCCACCGCTCCCGTCACACCCCCGCCCACTCCCGAGCGGCCACGCAAACCCTCGAAATCCAGCCGGAACTCGCACCCGCAGCATCGCTCGCCATCCGAGATCGATCGAGAACTCATCCAACTCGCCGAAGAGTGGGGTCTCACGCTGGATCTTGACGATCTTGACACCGGAAGGTGGCTCGGACAGTGA